In the genome of Cercospora beticola chromosome 2, complete sequence, one region contains:
- a CDS encoding uncharacterized protein (antiSMASH:Cluster_6) has protein sequence MAAFSPSAPSHPRPALPPPPSHSMPAPPMPSFPHQQSSASTSQASPPPPAAQQSADGSERARAYKSRNKRPCDFCRYKKAACHLETAPPCELCIRYNKECTFLESPAKRRRPNDAGSDQDANQNGMYKSARTGSHDSTPAFTNGGILDMQHDLLPWENGINPFSVNGMSTLNGALHSNEFAFDHSLYPEPVPFQPYEPMSISTATVHTHDHRNNNGHRPSSSLEHSTSPQSTAASLPIDLSLPFDSTSGEPSLDRQHSSNAQLVGLGGELDPYLLSRYRYDEHNEASFQSLRMRKMNSGPVQDQDTIPAFFVIQHNGLASKAQPQDRSESSEKWRRELEELVPAETGKRLIRLFYKYVQPYFPILSREGGEQNGGGIREPREVPPCALAAIYGHALPFCAWDDKLCVEVYTPPSADALFKLSWLSCQPLLHTPSIAVLQTLLLLVQRRPTNRHVGDTPFKWVMMSTAVSIAQALGLNRDPTDWPIPDWEIKQRKRLAWATFVQDKWLALNFGRSSHIQADDWDVPKLTEDDFPEADRRYDEEHMSDFSCHHFLKLCELTLIVNDILRELFSIKATRQLHTSLEATLEVAKPLRIRLTEWYQGLPAGLLPSQPTTGAPSTTGTPTSERRRSVQFELDGNGSLQLAYITAKIELFRAMLRPRVTDANAAAITALRTGALAVAKEISTFLDDLHARELEGFWTSYARTNFTIASSFMLLLFVTSPTLSDAKECLGLLNTWRSLLRIKSRSCDLLNLALLRLDGVFVAGMDKLIELSPAAEQAWKERRDKNGTR, from the exons ATGGCCGCCTTCTCGCCCTCCGCCCCATCCCACCCTCGCCCTGctcttccgccgccgccctcgcACTCCATGCCCGCGCCCCCAATGCCGTCCTTCCCCCACCAGCAGTCGAGTGCCAGCACGAGCCAGGCCAGTCCACCTCCCCCGGCTGCCCAGCAGAGCGCGGACGGTTCGGAACGAGCACGAGCATACAAGTCGCGCAATAAGAGACCGTGTGATTTTTGTCGGTATAAGAAGGCTGCCTGCCACTTGGAGACAGCGCCGCCGTGCGAGCTCTGTATTAGGTACAACAAAGAGTGCACCTTCCTCGAGTCTCCCGCGAAACGGCGCAGACCCAATGACGCGGGATCGGACCAGGATGCGAACCAGAATGGCATGTACAAGAGCGCGCGAACGGGGAGCCACGACTCCACGCCGGCCTTTACCAATGGCGGCATTTTGGATATGCAGCACGATCTGCTGCCATGGGAGAACGGAATCAACCCATTCTCCGTCAACGGCATGTCCACCTTGAACGGGGCCTTGCACAGCAACGAATTCGCATTCGATCACTCTCTATATCCGGAGCCTGTGCCATTTCAACCCTACGAGCCCATGTCGATCTCTACGGCCACGGTACATACGCATGATCACCGCAACAACAACGGACACCGCCCCAGCTCGTCCCTGGAGCATTCTACCTCACCGCAATCCACTGCAGCGAGCTTGCCAATCGATCTATCTCTGCCATTCGATTCAACCAGTGGTGAGCCTTCACTCGATCGCCAGCATTCCAGCAATGCTCAATTGGTGGGGCTTGGTGGCGAGCTGGACCCGTACCTCTTGTCGAGATATCGCTACGATGAGCACAACGAGGCTTCCTTTCAGTCGCTACGAATGCGTAAAATGAATAGTGGTCCGGTACAAGACCAGGACACAATTCCCGCTTTCTTTGTAATTCAGCACAATGGACTGGCTTCCAAAGCTCAGCCGCAGGACAGATCTGAATCGAGCGAGAAATGGCGCagagagctggaagagctcGTGCCGGCGGAAACTGGAAAGCGATTGATTCGGTTATTCTACAAGTACGTGCAACCGTATTTTCCCATTTTGAGCCGCGAAGGTGGTGAACAGAATGGTGGGGGCATTAGGGAACCTCGAGAAGTGCCTCCTTGTGCACTGGCCGCCATCTATGGTCATGCGCTACCGTTTTGTGCTTGGGACGACAAGCTCTGCGTGGAAGTCTACACACCACCATCTGCCGACGCGCTATTCAAACTGTCGTGGCTGTCGTGTCAGCCTCTTCTGCACACGCCATCGATCGCTGTTCTACAAACACTACTCTTGTTGGTTCAGCGACGGCCAACGAATCGACATGTTGGTGATACGCCGTTCAAGTGGGTCATGATGTCGACCGCAGTCAGCATTGCGCAGGCTCTAGGACTCAATCGAGATCCTACGGATTGGCCGATACCAGACTGGGAGATCAAACAGCGAAAACGCTTGGCTTGGGCAACATTCGTGCAAGATAAATGGTTGGCGCTCAATTTTGGGCGCAGCAGCCACATCCAAGCGGATGACTGGGATGTGCCGAAACTGACAGAAGACGACTTCCCTGAAGCAGATCGCCGGTATGATGAAGAACACATGTCAGACTTCAGCTGTCATCACTTCCTGAAGCTGTGTGAGCTCACGCTGATCGTCAACGACATTCTACGGGAGCTCTTCAGCATAAAAGCTACGAGGCAGCTTCACACCAGCCTCGAGGCTACCCTTGAAGTTGCGAAGCCTCTGCGGATCCGTCTGACAGAGTGGTATCAAGGCCTTCCCGCAGGACTACTACCTAGTCAACCAACCACTGGTGCACCATCGACCACGGGTACTCCTACCAGCGAGAGGCGAAGGTCTGTTCAATTTGAGCTTGACGGTAATGGATCTCTACAGCTAGCCTATATCACTGCCAAGATCGAGCTTTTCCGCGCGATGCTTCGTCCCAGAGTGACAGATGCGAATGCAGCGGCCATCACTGCCCTGCGGACGGGTGCTTTGGCTGTTGCGAAAGAAATCTCAACCTTTCTGGACGATCTTCATGCGCGAGAGCTAGAAGGTTTCTGGACAAGCT ATGCCAGGACCAACTTCACGATCGCTTCCTCATTCATGCTCCTGCTTTTCGTAACCTCGCCGACGCTTAGTGATGCCAAAGAATGCCTTGGACTTCTGAACACTTGGCGCAGCTTATTGCGGATCAAGAGTAGAAGCTGCGACTTGTTGAATCTTGCGCTACTCCGTCTCGATGGTGTCTTTGTGGCAGGCATGGACAAACTCATTGAGCTCAGTCCCGCTGCAGAACAGGCTTGGAAGGAGAGGCGTGACAAGAATGGGACCAGATAA
- a CDS encoding uncharacterized protein (antiSMASH:Cluster_6) — translation MPRTIRIAAAQIGAVHRDTPREKVLQRMINLLENASNRGAEVVLFPELAFTTFFPRHLITSETELSNFFENGNITTSPQTAPLFQKASSLSIDIIIGFAETTPENQNFNTSIYYHSKTQTILSKYRKIHLPGTFEPFSNPDATNQLEKRYFLPGDLGFEAFRIPDLAQNTEPIFGMLICNDRRWPEAWRCLGLQGVKVVLCGYNTAAFAPELWGSDANQSPEKAEEDALSHHRLVMQSNSYMNATYSVCAARCGLDDGKLGLIGGSCIVDPEGRILAEAKTKGDEVVLAKIDLERCWQGKTKTFDFERHRRVEHYGRIVEQTGVVEPPRLFAGEDVASARVNGSSAAAANSIPMRPTISHKTDQIRILLINPNATPSMTASCVASVLPTLPPDVSVTPFTGPSNDAPTAIEGQVDAILSSAACFRSLIAQPDLIATHDAILVACYSAHPLINMLREEYDLPVIGIMESSLLISRTLGSKFGIVATSGRSAIAHWSNVAHYNMTPYCAGIESCDLGVLDLERLPRKEVMKILQNVSRKLTSQGAEVLCLGCAGMTEMKLALEEVVSQEGVQVVDGVVAGVQHLIGIVRMGGKTGKKGVWRSSADGRKRRGQEYV, via the coding sequence ATGCCTCGAACAATACGTATAGCAGCAGCCCAGATAGGAGCAGTCCATCGAGACACGCCGCGAGAAAAGGTCCTCCAACGAATGATCAACTTACTCGAAAATGCCTCAAACCGCGGAGCAGAAGTCGTCCTCTTCCCCGAACTAGCCTTCACAACATTCTTCCCCCGCCACTTAATCACCTCAGAAACAGAACTCTCCAACTTTTTCGAAAACGGCAACATCACTACATCTCCTCAAACAGCCCCCCTCTTCCAAAAAGCCTCCTCTCTctccatcgacatcatcatcggcttcGCAGAAACCACACCCGAAAACCAAAACTTCAACACGAGCATCTACTACCACTCCAAAACCCAAACCATCCTCTCCAAATACCGCAAAATCCACCTCCCAGGAACCTTCGAACCCTTCTCCAACCCTGACGCAACCAACCAACTCGAAAAACGCTACTTCCTCCCAGGAGACCTCGGGTTCGAAGCCTTCCGCATCCCAGATCTAGCACAAAACACAGAACCCATCTTCGGTATGCTAATCTGCAACGATCGTCGCTGGCCCGAAGCCTGGCGCTGTCTCGGACTCCAAGGCGTTAAAGTCGTACTTTGCGGATATAATACTGCAGCTTTCGCTCCCGAACTCTGGGGTTCGGATGCGAATCAATCACCAGAGAAAGCGGAAGAGGATGCGCTTTCTCATCATCGGCTTGTGATGCAGAGTAATAGTTACATGAATGCGACGTATAGTGTTTGTGCGGCGAGGTGTGGATTGGATGATGGGAAGCTTGGTTTAATTGGAGGGAGTTGTATTGTTGATCCGGAGGGGAGGATTTTGGCGGAGGCGAAGACAAAGGGGGATGAGGTGGTTCTTGCGAAGATTGATTTGGAGAGGTGTTGGCaggggaagacgaagacgttTGATTTTGAAAGGCATAGGAGGGTGGAGCATTATGGGAGGATTGTTGAGCAGACCGGCGTGGTGGAGCCTCCGAGGTTGTTTGCTGGGGAAGATGTTGCGAGTGCTCGAGTTAATGGcagttctgctgctgcagccaacAGCATACCGATGAGACCTACCATTTCGCACAAGACAGATCAAATACGAATCCTCCTGATCAATCCAAACGCTACGCCTTCGATGACTGCGTCCTGCGTTGCCTCTGTCTTACCAACATTGCCGCCTGACGTTTCTGTGACCCCCTTTACCGGGCCTTCGAACGATGCACCAACAGCAATTGAAGGCCAAGTCGACGCCATACTTTCTTCAGCTGCCTGCTTCCGCTCTCTGATCGCTCAGCCAGACCTGATCGCCACACACGACGCCATTCTCGTAGCTTGCTATTCCGCACACCCACTTATAAACATGCTCCGCGAAGAATACGATCTTCCAGTAATTGGAATCATGGAATCCAGCCTCCTGATCTCCCGAACTCTAGGCTCCAAATTTGGTATCGTGGCGACATCTGGACGCTCAGCGATAGCTCACTGGAGCAATGTAGCACACTATAACATGACGCCTTACTGTGCTGGAATCGAGTCTTGCGACCTAGGAGTTCTGGACCTCGAAAGATTACCTAGAAAGGAAGTTATGAAGATTCTGCAAAATGTTTCGAGAAAGTTGACATCGCAAGGAGCAGAAGTGCTATGTCTTGGGTGTGCGGGGATGACAGAGATGAAGCTCGCGCTGGAAGAGGTTGTATCGCAAGAAGGCGTGCAAGTTGTAGATGGTGTTGTGGCAGGAGTGCAGCATTTGATTGGGATTGTGAGGATGGGTGGGAAGACGGGGAAGAAAGGTGTTTGGAGGAGTAGTGCTGATGGAAGGAAGCGAAGGGGGCAAGAATATGTGTAG